One Mycobacterium paraseoulense genomic window, CCCGAGGTGGACGCCGTCGAGGCCAACGACCGGCTGCTCTACATCCGGCACGCGGGGCACTAGTGGCGATCGCAAGAGCGGCGATGGGGGCACCTCCCGCGTGCGGGGGACCGGTCGCGGCGGGTCGTCACGAGGTGACGGTCTAGTGGCCGTTGCGGACTTTCAGCTGCGCAACGTTCCGCTGCTGTCGCGCGTGGGGGCCGACCGGGCCGACCAGCTGCGCACCGACGTCGAGGCGGCCGCAAAGGGGTGGGCGGACGCGGCGCTGCTGCGGGTGGATTCGCGCAGTCAGGTGCTGGTCGCCGACGGCCGGGTGGTGTTGGGCGCCGCGGCCAGTCTGGGCGACAGGCCGCCACCGGAGGCGGTGTTCCTGGGCCGCATAGCCGACGACCGTCACGTGTGGGCCATCCGCGGCGCGCTGGAGGCGCCCGAGGACCCCGACGTGCGCGCCGAGGTGGTGAATCTGCGCGGCCTCGGCTCGATTCTCGACGACACCAGCAGCCAGCTGGTGTCGTCGGCGCTCGCGCTGCTCAATTGGCATGACTCCGCGCGGTTCAGCTCGGTGGACGGCTCACCGACCCGGCCGGCGCGGGCGGGCTGGGCGCGGGTCAACCCGGTCACCGGCCACGAGGAGTTCCCGCGCATCGACCCGGCGGTGATCTGCCTGGTCCACGACGGCGGCGACCGCGCGGTGCTGGCCCGCCAGGCGGTGTGGCCGGAGCGGATGTTCTCGCTGCTGGCGGGGTTCGTCGAGGCCGGCGAGTCGTTCGAGGTCTGCGTCGCCCGCGAGATCCGCGAGGAGATCGGCCTGACCGTCCGCGATGTGCGCTACCTGGGCAGCCAGCCCTGGCCGTTCCCGCGTTCACTGATGGTCGGCTTCCACGCCGTCGCCGACCCGGCGGAGGACTTCTCGTTCAACGACGGCGAGATCGCGCAGGCGGCGTGGTTCACCCGCGACGAGGTGCGTGCGGCGCTGGCGGCCGGTGACTGGTCCAGTTCGGCGGAGTCCACACTGCTGCTGCCCGGGTCGATCTCGATCGCGCGCGTGATCATCGAGTCCTGGGCCGCGCTCGACTGACCCGGCGCGGCTACTTGATGCGGTCGGTCACCGTCTGCAGGACGGCGTTGGCGACCTGCTCGGTGGGTTCGATTCCGAGCACGCCGACCGACACCAGCACCGACGACTTCACCGTGTACAGGTGAATCCATCCGTCGGAGCCGAGCTTGAGGGTCGCAGAATCCGGCTTGTTCAGGGCGAAGTCGTAGGCGCTGTGGTGCAGCGCGGCGCACTGGTCGAGGGTGGTGTGCAGCTGGTTGAGCGCTCCGCCCGCGGCGGCCGCGTCCGGGTAGATGACGACGGTGTTGGTGATCTCGTTGATCGGGGCGATGCCGCCGGGCCTCAGGTCGTCGGTCGAGCCGCTGTAGGCCACCGAACGGTACTCCTTCCAGCCCTCGGCGAATGTGAGGTCCGTCGATCCCACCGCCCGGCAGGGGGCGGGTGGGTTGCCGACGGTCTCCCGCGGCGGATCATGCCGGTCGGCATACGAATACGGTTGCAGTCCTTCGAAATTGGCGATGCGACGCGCGTCCGCCAGGCTGACGACCAGTGATTCGGCGTAGGCGTGATCGGGGGCCGGCGCCGCGGTGTTACTCGGCGAGTGCGCGCACGCCGACGCAAGAGCCACCGCGCCGGAGGCGATCACGGCCGAAGTTCTGCCCATCCCCGGTAGGCGCCGGAGAAAGCGGCTCGACCGAAGACTCGACGCCATGGTCACCTATGTTAGGCCGCCGCGGGGGTCCTCAGGCGCCGGTTTCGGCGAGCTTGGCCTTGACCTCGGCCGCGCTCGGGTTGGTCAGCGTGGACCCGTCGGCGAACTTCACCGTGGGAACCGTCCTGTTGCCGCCGTTGACCGAACCGACGAACTCGGCCGCCGCGCGGTCATGCTCGATGTCGACCGCCTCGTACGGGATTCCGTTGGACTTCAACACGGTCATGAGGCGATGGCAGTAGCCACACCATGAGGTGGTGTAAACCGTGATCGGGGCAGTGGTCATAGCTGCTAAACGTAACCCGGCGGAAATGTGTTCCGCGCCGCGGGCGCCACGCGTACGCCGGTGTGTCACGACAACTCGCCGACGCGCACCGGGCGGGGCCCCGGTTTGTCGGCCGCCGCTGTCAAGATGGACGCCATGCCGATGCTCGCCGACGCCTTGACCGCCGAGCTGGACGACGAGCAGCGCGAGGCGGTGCTGGCTCCGCGCGGACCGGTCTGCGTGCTCGCGGGCGCCGGGACGGGCAAGACCCGCACCATCACACACCGGATCGCCCAGCTGGTGGCGAGCGGTCATGTGGCCGCCGGGCAGGTGCTGGCGGTCACCTTCACCCAGCGCGCGGCGGGGGAGATGCGTTCCCGGCTGCGGATGCTGGACGCCGCCGCGGGCACCGACACCGGCGTCGGCGGGGTGCAGGCCCTGACGTTTCACGCCGCGGCGCACCGGCAGCTGCGGTACTTCTGGCCGCGGGTGGTCGGGGACACCGGCTGGCAGCTGCTGGACACCAAGTTCGCGGTGGTGGCGCGGGCGGCCAGCCGCTCCCGGATCAACGCCAGCACCGATGACGTCCGCGACCTGGCGGGCGAGATCGAATGGGCCAAGGCGTCGCTGATCAGCCCCGAGGAGTACCCGGCCGCCGTGGCCGAGGCGGGGCGCGACATCCCGCTGGACGCGGCCCGGGTCGCGACGGTGTATGCCGCCTACGAGGCGCTGAAGGTCCGCGACGAATCGGTGACGCTGCTCGACTTCGACGACCTGCTGCTGCACACCGCGGCCGCGATCGAGAACGACGCCGCCGTGGCCGATGAGTTCCGCGGCCGCTACCGGTGTTTCGTCGTCGACGAATACCAGGACGTCACCCCTCTGCAGCAGCGGGTGCTGACGGCGTGGCTGGGCGACCGGGACGACCTGACCGTCGTCGGCGACGCCAACCAGACCATCTACTCGTTCACCGGGGCCTCGCCCCGCTTCCTGCTCGACTTCTCGCGGCGGTATCCCGACGCCACCGTGGTCCGTCTGGAGCGCGACTACCGCTCCACCCCGCAGGTGGTGTCGTTGGCCAACCAGGTGATCGCCGCGGCCCGCGGCCGGGTCGCCGGCAGCAAGCTGCACCTGTTGGGGCAACGCCCGCCGGGCCCGGCGCCGTCGTTTCACGAATATCCCGACGAACCGGCCGAGGCCGCCGCGGTCGCCGCCTCGATCGCCCGGCTGATCGAATCTGGTACGCCGCCGCCGGAGATTGCCGTGCTGTACCGGGTCAACGCGCAGTCCGAGGCCTACGAGGAGGCGCTGACCGAGGCGGGCATCCCGTATCAGGTCCGCGGCGGCGAGGGGTTCTTCACCCGGCAGGAGATCAAGCAGGCGCTGTTGGCGCTGCAGCGGGCGGCCGAGCGCGGCGCCGAGGGGCCGCTGCCCGCGGTCGTGCGGGCGGTCCTGGAGCCCCTCGGGCTGACCGCCGAGCCGCCGGTCGGCACCCGCGCCCGGGAGCGGTGGGAGGCGCTGACCGCGCTCGCCGAGTTGGTCGACGACGAGGTGGCCCAGCGCCCACAGCTGGAGCTCACGGGCCTGCTGACGGAACTCCGGCTGCGGGCCGACGCGCGGCACCCGCCGGTAGTGCGGGGCGTGACGCTGGCGTCACTGCACGCCGCCAAGGGCCTGGAGTGGGATGCGGTGTTCTTGGTCGGGCTGGCCGACGGCACGCTGCCCATCTCGCACGCGTTGGCACACGGGCCCGAAAGCGAGGCCGTTGAAGAGGAGCGCCGGCTGCTCTACGTCGGAATCACCAGGGCACGAACGCATTTGGCGCTCAGCTGGGCGCTGGCCCGCAGCCCGGGCGGGCGGCAGGGCCGCAAGCCGTCGCGGTTCCTCAACGGGATCGCGCCGCAGGCCCGCGCCGACACCGCGCCGGGCCGGCCCCGACGCAACCGGGGACCCGCACCCCGCTGCCGGATCTGCAACAAGGACCTGTCCACCGCCGCGGCGGTCATGCTGCGGCGCTGCGAAACGTGTGCCGCCGACGTCGACGAGGAGTTGCTGCTGCGGCTCAAGGCATGGCGGCTGGACATCGCCAAGGAGCAGAAGGTGCCCGCCTATGTGGTGTTCACCGACAACACGCTGATCGCGATCGCCGAGCTGCGCCCCGACGACGAGGACGCGCTGATCGCGATCCCCGGCATCGGCGCGCGCAAGCTGGAACAGTACGGACCCGACGTGCTGGAGCTGGTGCGCGGCCGCTGACCGGTGAAGGCGCAGGTCAGAAAATCGGTTGTGGCGAAC contains:
- a CDS encoding ATP-dependent DNA helicase UvrD2: MPMLADALTAELDDEQREAVLAPRGPVCVLAGAGTGKTRTITHRIAQLVASGHVAAGQVLAVTFTQRAAGEMRSRLRMLDAAAGTDTGVGGVQALTFHAAAHRQLRYFWPRVVGDTGWQLLDTKFAVVARAASRSRINASTDDVRDLAGEIEWAKASLISPEEYPAAVAEAGRDIPLDAARVATVYAAYEALKVRDESVTLLDFDDLLLHTAAAIENDAAVADEFRGRYRCFVVDEYQDVTPLQQRVLTAWLGDRDDLTVVGDANQTIYSFTGASPRFLLDFSRRYPDATVVRLERDYRSTPQVVSLANQVIAAARGRVAGSKLHLLGQRPPGPAPSFHEYPDEPAEAAAVAASIARLIESGTPPPEIAVLYRVNAQSEAYEEALTEAGIPYQVRGGEGFFTRQEIKQALLALQRAAERGAEGPLPAVVRAVLEPLGLTAEPPVGTRARERWEALTALAELVDDEVAQRPQLELTGLLTELRLRADARHPPVVRGVTLASLHAAKGLEWDAVFLVGLADGTLPISHALAHGPESEAVEEERRLLYVGITRARTHLALSWALARSPGGRQGRKPSRFLNGIAPQARADTAPGRPRRNRGPAPRCRICNKDLSTAAAVMLRRCETCAADVDEELLLRLKAWRLDIAKEQKVPAYVVFTDNTLIAIAELRPDDEDALIAIPGIGARKLEQYGPDVLELVRGR
- the mrx1 gene encoding mycoredoxin Mrx1; this translates as MTTAPITVYTTSWCGYCHRLMTVLKSNGIPYEAVDIEHDRAAAEFVGSVNGGNRTVPTVKFADGSTLTNPSAAEVKAKLAETGA
- the nudC gene encoding NAD(+) diphosphatase, which encodes MAVADFQLRNVPLLSRVGADRADQLRTDVEAAAKGWADAALLRVDSRSQVLVADGRVVLGAAASLGDRPPPEAVFLGRIADDRHVWAIRGALEAPEDPDVRAEVVNLRGLGSILDDTSSQLVSSALALLNWHDSARFSSVDGSPTRPARAGWARVNPVTGHEEFPRIDPAVICLVHDGGDRAVLARQAVWPERMFSLLAGFVEAGESFEVCVAREIREEIGLTVRDVRYLGSQPWPFPRSLMVGFHAVADPAEDFSFNDGEIAQAAWFTRDEVRAALAAGDWSSSAESTLLLPGSISIARVIIESWAALD
- a CDS encoding sensor domain-containing protein; the encoded protein is MGRTSAVIASGAVALASACAHSPSNTAAPAPDHAYAESLVVSLADARRIANFEGLQPYSYADRHDPPRETVGNPPAPCRAVGSTDLTFAEGWKEYRSVAYSGSTDDLRPGGIAPINEITNTVVIYPDAAAAGGALNQLHTTLDQCAALHHSAYDFALNKPDSATLKLGSDGWIHLYTVKSSVLVSVGVLGIEPTEQVANAVLQTVTDRIK